The sequence GGTCGCGCACGCGCTCAGGCGTGAGTGGCAACAACTCCTGCTCTGCTCGGCCACTCTCGTGATGGCGGTGTTCGTCGCCGCGAGTCGCCTCAGCTGATCCTGCGCACCTCGTCAGGGCTTCGACGGAGACCGGAGGAGAGCGGCGAGCGCGAGCAACTGCTCCACCTCGGTTCGGATGTCGCCGGTGTTGCCGGCGACCGGGATGGCCTCGCGCGATGCGGCGATGCGAGCACCCCAGAGCACGAGTGTGGTGACGTCGACCGCCGGGATCCGCCCGGCGCTGATCGCCTCGTCGAACACCGGCTGGACGATGGGTACGACGGCCTCGGCCAGGATCGGCGCGAAGTTGTCCATCTGACGTACGACCGTCCCCGGACTCTCCCGGATGACGAACTTCACCACCGGGTGGTCGGCCACCATCCGGATCATCACCTCGAGGGTCTTTGCAAGGTCCTCGTACGGGTTCTCGAGACGACCCAGTGCGGGAAGGATGTCAGCGGCGGCGCGTCGTTCCACTTCCCGCCGGATCAGAGCCTCGAACAGGTCGGTCTGGGAGCCGACGTGGCGGTAGATCGTCGGACGTGACACGCCTGCCCTCTCGGCGACCGACGTCAGCAGTTTGGTGGTCGGCCGACCGACCTCCGCGAGCACGCTGACCGCAGCGTCAAGGATCCGCTCGCGGACTGGTTCGTTCATCGACATGGTGTTCGCATTATCGCCGTGAATGGCTTCGGTGGCGTGCAGCGGTCATCTACCGGAGAGCGAGTGCGTCCCGGACTTCGGTGCGCGACGAGACGCCCAGCTTCCGCAGGACCCGGTCCACATGGGACTCCACCGTCCGGCGGGAGATCACGAGGTGGTCGGCGATCACCTGGTTGGTGTCACCTCGAGCCAGGAAGGTGGCGATCTCCCATTCGCGTGGTGTGAGATTCGACTGCGGGGTGGGGCTCGGCAGCGGCGCCCGACCGACGGCGACCTCGACGATCTGGGCAAGCGGTAGCGTCCGGCCGAGGAGGGCAATCGACTCGCTCACCCCCGACATCCTGCTCAGCGCGGCCCTGCTCTGGTCGCGTCGCCGCAGCAGGTACGGCATGCCGGCCAGTGGTACTCCCAACGTGGTCCAGATGGTGTCGGCCGCGGCGTCGAGGAATGCGGCTAGCGGCCCGTCGGCTCGATCGACCGCAGCCCACGCCAGCGCCTCAAGAGCCAACGCCGTGCCGAGCGCATCACCGAAAAGGGCCTTCGTCTCGAGCGCCTCGCGTTCGAGTTGGACCGACTCCTCGATGCTTCCGGACAGGAGCATGTCCACGCCGAGTCCCCATTGGGCGTACGAGGTCCAGTAACGCTCGCCGAGAGGCTGGGTCAGCGCGAAACACTCCCGGTAGCACTCGGCCGCGTCGTCCGGGCGGTGAGCCCATCCGAGCATGAGCGCGCGAAGAAAATGCAGATTCGCGACCCGGCCGGTGTCGCCGAGCTCCTGGAAGACGGAGATCGCCTCCTGGGCCACGCGCTCGCCGGTCGGGGCGTCGTTGCTCCAGGCCGCGAGGACTGCCCGGGCGTACAGCGCGCAACCACGTACGCGGGCGTCATCGGACCCCATGGACAACGCGAGGAGGTCGTCGTGCAGCCGCTGAGCGGTGTCGAGCGCACCCACCACGCACGCAACGAAGCATCCGACCCGAAGTGCCTCGGCCCGTTCGACCACGGCGCCGGTCGGTTGGGCAGTGGCCTTGCGAAGCCAGTGCAGGGCCTCGCTGGCGCCTCCGGTCGAGCCGACGTAGTGCTCGAGGAGAGCACACATGCGTAGCGCTGAGGCGGCGTGATCGGCGTGGCTGACGCTGTACTCGAACGCGAGTCGCAGGTTGGCCTGCTCGGTACGCAGTTGTTGGAACCACTCGACCTGATCCGGCCCCAACCATTCGGCGTCGAACTGATCGACCATCGCCAGGTAATGGTCGCAGTGGCGCCTGTGCCAGAGATCCAGTTCACCCTTCTCGGCCAGACGCGCCGCGCCGAACTGTCGAACGACCTCAAGCATCCGGTAGCGGCCAGCACGGTCGTGGACGTCGCGTTCGATCAAGGATTTGTCCGCGAGGCCTCTGAGGGCATCGTCTACCTCGTCAGCCGACAGGTCTGCTGCCTCGCAGACACCACGCGCCGCTTGGAGCGTGAACGTACCCGCAAAGACGGACAGTCTTTCCCACAGCAACTGCTCGCCCGGAGTGCACAGGTCGTGTCCCCATCGGAGGCAGGCCTCCATGGAGATGTGTCGTCCTGAACTTGCCGAGGTGGACACCAGTGCAGCCAACTGGTCCTCAATCTCCGCACCCAGCGCCTCGAGGCCTACGGTCCGCATACGGGATGCAGCCAGTTCGATGGCGAACGCGACGCCGTCCAGACGCGAGCACATGTCGATGATGGCGGACCGGTCATGCTCGCCGGGCGTCCAGCTGGGCGCCACCGCGAGAGCTCGGGCCGTGAACAACTCGAGGCCGTCGCGGGCGATGAGGGGAGGCACGGTGTAGAGCTGCTCGCCGACGACCCCGAGGGTGTGCCGACTGGTCGTGATCACCCGCAGGTTGCGGCAGCGCTGAAGGACGGCGGTGATGAGCGCGGCGCATTCGGGCACCATGTGTTCGCAGTTGTCGATGAGCAGCAACGACGTTCGATCACTGATGTGCCGGACCAGCATCCGCGGATCGAAGCCTTCAGCGAGGACGGATGCCCCGACGGCCTCGGCCACGGCATGGCCGAGGAGACCGGCGTCGGAGAGGTCCGCGAGCTCGACCGTCCACGCCGCGTCGTCGAGGTCGACGGCCAGTTGGTCGAACACCTCATACGCCAGACGCGTCTTGCCGACGCCTCCCGGCCCGACCAGGTTGATCAGACGGTGCTGTTCGACCAGGGCTCGTACGTCGCGAGTCTCCTGCGAACGACCGATGAACGGGGTGAGCGAGTACGTCCGAGTAGTGGCGCTCATGTGCAGATCGTAGGTCCAATCAGGGGTCGTGGTCCGTAGCGGTACGGAGGGATGTTCAGTGGGGGTGAGCGACACGTGCGTATGTCTCGCGGCCTCGTCTCGGTACTGGAGGAACAGTGCGTGGAAGCCCGGCGGCCCGGGCGGAGATCGGCTGCGCCAGTTACGTACCCGGATTCCGTACGACTACGGATGTGGATGAGACCCTCGGACGGTTTAGTTGACGCTGCTGAGCCCGCCTCGCTCCCCAGTTAGTGTCGGGCTCAGCCACCGATCACGATTGTGGTCTCGGAACGGCTGGGGTTGGGCGTAGGTCGCCGAACCCCAGCCGTCACTCGTTTGGCGGGCGCTCGCTCAAGTGATGAAGCCCCGGCTGCACATCCCTGCTCGATGTCGCTCACGGGCCGGGAGCGACAAGACCCAGGCGCTGTCCGGCGGCCACTGCTTCCGCTCGCGAACCTGCCCCCAACTTGCGGTAGAGACTGCGTGCCTGGGTCTTGACGGTGTTGAGCGACACGTACTCCGCCGCTGCGATGGTGGGCAATGTCAACCCTTGGGCGAGCAGCTTGAGGATCACCGTCTCGCGGTCGGTGAGTTCGGTGACGTCCAGGCTCGCCCGGGCGATGGACCGGCCGGTCAAGGCTGCCGCTTCGTCCGGCAGTACGTCAGTGATGAACTCGCGATTCTCGACGTCCATGGCGCTGCCGAGTCGCCGCAGGCCGTGACGGTCGGAGTCTTCGATCGCCGACCTGAGAGCCTCGCGGGCTTCGTCCGTCCGACCCAGACGGGCGAGCGCGACGGCGCGCAGGACACGTACGCGGTTGCGGCGGCGAGGAGGTAGTCCACGCGCCGCAAGCATGGCCTCGGCTCTGGCAGCTGCAACGTCGTATTGGCCCGTCGCAAGTGACCACCGGACGCCAGTTGCCCCGAAGACCGTGGACGCGGCGACCTCGTCGCCCATGGCGGCGAGAGCGCGATTTCCTTGTCCGAGCACCAAGTACGCCTCGGCGCGTGCGGACTGGAGCAGGTGCTGGTGGATGCCGTCGGACTTCGCCGTACGGAACTGGACCCGTTGCACCTCGTCCGCGACCTCGATCAGCCGCTCTGCCTCTCCGGCCTCGAGCAGCATCATCCCGACCAGCATCAAGAGGAAGGGCCAGTTCTCATCGTCAGCAAACAGGTGTGGCACCAAGGAGCCGGCGTTGTGCGGTTCGAAGTCGCCGTCCTCCCACCTCACGTAGGCGTTGGCAAGGCGCGCGGTGCGCGCCACCACATCCGGCCATTCAGCGCCTTCCGGGATGGCGTCGTACGCGTCGAGCCACCTCGTCACGGCTGGCATGTCACCGCCGATGGCGGCGAGTACGGCGGCCTTCGTGGCCACATCGGCGGCGGCGAAGGGGACCTCGGAGTAGTCGCGGTACATCCATCCGGCCTGGTAGAACCGTCCGGCGATCGCGTCCTGCCCGCCGAGGTGGAATGACAGACCGGCTTGGGCACACCAGATGGTTGCCTGGTTCAGGATCCGCTCGCGAGTCGGACCCTGCCCGGTCCGCGCCACATGGCCTGTCCGTTGCGATATGTCCATCGCTTCCTTGATCCGACCGTCCTTGCGCAGGGCGCCGATGGCGACCCTCGTCTGGTGCATCAGCGTCGGAAGCCGGCCCGCAGCAAGGAATGCGCGGATGTCGTCAGGAGCCTTCGGGATGCTCACTGACGCCGTGTCGAGGGGCCACAATCCGATCGCGGCCGCGCGCATGGCGACCGTCGGATAGCGACGCAGCACGTCCTCCGGAAGCTCAGCGAGGACGCGACCGGCCAACGGCCGGAACTGGCTGTATTCGGTCCGCAGGGGCCAACGGTGCAGCGTCGTCGCGCATCGTTCCCAGTCCTTCAGCGTGTACGCGGCCGCCAGACCACAGTCCTGGATGCCGTGAGTGACCCGCACCTCATGGATGGTTCGCAGCATCTCGTCCTGCTCGTTCAGCGGAAAGGCCGCCGGATCCAGCAGCAATGACCGGAGCTTCTCGGGCAGGCTGAACAGGTCGCCGTAGGTGTCGTCGACCCTGCTGGTGAGCAACCCGTGGTGAGCCATGTGAAGGGTGGGGTCCTCCCACGGAGTCACCTGCTGCAGGCCGTGGGCCTTGACCTCTCCGGCGAGCGCGAGGTAGCGCATCGGTGGCAACCATTCCTCCGGCAGTGCCGGAAGAGTGAGTCGCCGGAGCCGCTCGTCGACGCGACGAATCTCCAGATCCACCGACGGTGCGTGGCCCGTTGCCACGTATCTGAGCAGATCGGCCACATGTCCCGGCCATCCGTTCGTGGCTGCATGCAGGCCCGTGACGTCGGCAGCGGCGGATTCGGGATAGCGAGCGAGCATCTGCTCAAGTTCGCCTTCGTCGAGCCTGAATGCGCCGGCGTAGACCGGGTACGCGCCCGCCGGGATGTGCGGCCATCGAGGAGCGGCCAGGACGACGACGCAACAGCGCTTGTGGTCGTGCGCCAGCGTGCCGAGTGCGTCGAGGTCGGGGATCTGGTCGGCCTCGAAGCTCAGGACCAGCAATCCGTCCGGCAGGGTCGCGTCCTCTGCGGATCGGATCAGATCCTCCAGATCAGCCGACTCGTCGAGGTTCGGGACGAGCACGGACTTCGGGTACGCCGTCGCAGCCCACGCATAGGTGGCGT comes from Nocardioides baekrokdamisoli and encodes:
- a CDS encoding TetR/AcrR family transcriptional regulator, whose product is MNEPVRERILDAAVSVLAEVGRPTTKLLTSVAERAGVSRPTIYRHVGSQTDLFEALIRREVERRAAADILPALGRLENPYEDLAKTLEVMIRMVADHPVVKFVIRESPGTVVRQMDNFAPILAEAVVPIVQPVFDEAISAGRIPAVDVTTLVLWGARIAASREAIPVAGNTGDIRTEVEQLLALAALLRSPSKP
- a CDS encoding ATP-binding protein, giving the protein MSATTRTYSLTPFIGRSQETRDVRALVEQHRLINLVGPGGVGKTRLAYEVFDQLAVDLDDAAWTVELADLSDAGLLGHAVAEAVGASVLAEGFDPRMLVRHISDRTSLLLIDNCEHMVPECAALITAVLQRCRNLRVITTSRHTLGVVGEQLYTVPPLIARDGLELFTARALAVAPSWTPGEHDRSAIIDMCSRLDGVAFAIELAASRMRTVGLEALGAEIEDQLAALVSTSASSGRHISMEACLRWGHDLCTPGEQLLWERLSVFAGTFTLQAARGVCEAADLSADEVDDALRGLADKSLIERDVHDRAGRYRMLEVVRQFGAARLAEKGELDLWHRRHCDHYLAMVDQFDAEWLGPDQVEWFQQLRTEQANLRLAFEYSVSHADHAASALRMCALLEHYVGSTGGASEALHWLRKATAQPTGAVVERAEALRVGCFVACVVGALDTAQRLHDDLLALSMGSDDARVRGCALYARAVLAAWSNDAPTGERVAQEAISVFQELGDTGRVANLHFLRALMLGWAHRPDDAAECYRECFALTQPLGERYWTSYAQWGLGVDMLLSGSIEESVQLEREALETKALFGDALGTALALEALAWAAVDRADGPLAAFLDAAADTIWTTLGVPLAGMPYLLRRRDQSRAALSRMSGVSESIALLGRTLPLAQIVEVAVGRAPLPSPTPQSNLTPREWEIATFLARGDTNQVIADHLVISRRTVESHVDRVLRKLGVSSRTEVRDALALR
- a CDS encoding helix-turn-helix transcriptional regulator; translated protein: MTKDIADVIPSKAVEQLERGVGPGHLIIVNGPPGLGHRHATYAWAATAYPKSVLVPNLDESADLEDLIRSAEDATLPDGLLVLSFEADQIPDLDALGTLAHDHKRCCVVVLAAPRWPHIPAGAYPVYAGAFRLDEGELEQMLARYPESAAADVTGLHAATNGWPGHVADLLRYVATGHAPSVDLEIRRVDERLRRLTLPALPEEWLPPMRYLALAGEVKAHGLQQVTPWEDPTLHMAHHGLLTSRVDDTYGDLFSLPEKLRSLLLDPAAFPLNEQDEMLRTIHEVRVTHGIQDCGLAAAYTLKDWERCATTLHRWPLRTEYSQFRPLAGRVLAELPEDVLRRYPTVAMRAAAIGLWPLDTASVSIPKAPDDIRAFLAAGRLPTLMHQTRVAIGALRKDGRIKEAMDISQRTGHVARTGQGPTRERILNQATIWCAQAGLSFHLGGQDAIAGRFYQAGWMYRDYSEVPFAAADVATKAAVLAAIGGDMPAVTRWLDAYDAIPEGAEWPDVVARTARLANAYVRWEDGDFEPHNAGSLVPHLFADDENWPFLLMLVGMMLLEAGEAERLIEVADEVQRVQFRTAKSDGIHQHLLQSARAEAYLVLGQGNRALAAMGDEVAASTVFGATGVRWSLATGQYDVAAARAEAMLAARGLPPRRRNRVRVLRAVALARLGRTDEAREALRSAIEDSDRHGLRRLGSAMDVENREFITDVLPDEAAALTGRSIARASLDVTELTDRETVILKLLAQGLTLPTIAAAEYVSLNTVKTQARSLYRKLGAGSRAEAVAAGQRLGLVAPGP